The Amblyomma americanum isolate KBUSLIRL-KWMA chromosome 2, ASM5285725v1, whole genome shotgun sequence genome contains the following window.
ACTGCAGCTTATCGCCAGGAGCACGATCAGCTCTGCAAGCAGTGAGAGGAGGAACTGCTTTGCAAACTACAAAACACGACACAGCATGCATGCTTTCCTGCAGTAGAGTAGTTTAGGTATGGCGTGGATTATCCTGCAAATTTTTTGTCCATAGAGGATTGATGGCTGCCTGAAGTTGGCTTTGCCTCATTGTATTTATGAATGGTAATATTATGAGTACCCCTGTACATCACTCTTTAATCTTAGCTAGTATTTCTCAGCAAtgaaattttatttctgctccAATCTTATTTCTTCTGAACTTTTTTATTGCCTCCAGCACTAGTCCCACCTTGTTGTCATTCATGATGGCAGTAGCAGCCATTAATTGATTCCAGCAGACTGCATAAATGGAAAGGAATCAGAAGAAAAGAGCAGTACCTAAATACCAGCTGAGGTTTCTTTACTTTAGCTTTCCAACCTATTGCTGTCATGCGCTTTGCAGATTTGGTGCGTTTGAGGCCCTCAAGAAACGTAGCGTCGACTCTCGGGGCAACCTGTCGCCGCACATGCGGTTGCTGTGCGGTCTGGGTGCAGGCGTTTCAGAGGCCATCTTGGCCGTGACCCCCATGGAGACCGTCAAGGTCAAGTTCATCAACGACCAGGCCTCCCCTAACCCCAAGTACAAGGGGTTCTTCCATGGCGTACGTGAGATCGTCCGAACCGAGGGTGAGGCTTCCTTTCGTGCCTCTACATACTGTGGTGGCTCAATAGCTGCGGCTTTCGGGTGCTATTCCCAGGAttgctggttcgatcccggccacggcggccatattctgatggaggcgaaattcaaaaccAAGCATGCGCTGcgcaagaaccccaggtggtctaaattaatgtAGAGCCCACCGCTACGGTGTCCTGCATAGCCCATGTGTCACTCAGTTAGGGACACTAAACCGCACATGTACCGTCTTTTTCGCCGCCTCCACTCGTAACAACCCACCCCCACCCCTTCCCTTGTGACCATTGAATTTGGCTATCTATTGTACAGGACATGATTCCTGGGTCCTTGTGGGTACAAATAATAGTTTCTCAACCTTTTTGGCCTTGAGAACTGACAACAGCTTCTGAAAGCTGAAACCCAAGGTTTCTTCGAAGTCCCACTGCTCTAAGTGCTGCTGCATTTAGACAATGAAGTTGTAGATTTGAGGTACCCGTGTGTTCTTTGCAGGCATCAAGGGCACGTATCAAGGTCTGACAGCCACCATCATGAAGCAGGGCAGCAACCAGGCCATCCGGTTCTTTGTCATGGAGACACTCAAGGATTGGTACCGGGGTGGGGATCCTAACAAACACGTCAACAAGCTGGTAGTCGGCATGTTTGGGGCCGTTGCAGGGGCCGCTTCTGTGTTTGGGAACACGCCCATCGACGTCGTCAAGACACGCATGCAGGCAAGTCCCTAGTCCTTCCAAAGACCTTCGCCACCTCCTTGTCATTCTCCCTTTTCCCCATTTCTCTACAGCGGAGTTGCAGGCTGGGGCATTATGCTGTGGTAAATAACTCCTCCAGAGGAGTATTCAGAGAGGAGTAAAGAGGAAAAACTCCGCTTTCTCTCTGGCTCGACTGACATGTTTAGTGCTCCACGTGTAACTGTGTAGTCGTGCCTCTAACTGATGCATCCTGCCAATATGTCTGTCTTGGGCTGCAGCCTTTTCATGAGAAATGTCTTTAACGTGCATGCCTTAACTCTGCGAGTCATTTTAACACCGCTTTCAAGTTAGGAGCTTTGGCAGGTACCGTCATGATACTCGTGATTCTGTGATATGGGTAATGTTGGAATTTAGTGCTTTGGTCATTCATGACCGTAGGCTCAGTGTAAGTTTGATGTTTCGGAATGGGCGAATCAGGCGTGGCAGCTGTAGCGAGGCAAAATTTTAAGCTGTTTCACGTTATGTCGTGGTGCggttgtttgtgaagtgcgggatttttctggacggtgacATGCTCTGGGACTGAAGCAGCAATGACaacggcagcactagtgaggacagTGCCGCAAGTGCGAACGAGTAGTCCAATGACTAGTACATTTTCGTTGAATGTGCCCTCAGGCATgccgttctttttctttcttttttttatgctggCATGCGATGTtcaacttacattcgagtcgacttacaattgtgtaaataagGCACTGTAGCAACGGCTTGTTGGTGCACCACAGAGACACATCATGCGTTTTCTTCTAGAAAGCAGAGTGCTGCACAACTTTTGGTGACTTGTGGCTCAGTTGTGTATGTGGTTTAACTTATTTCTTATTGGGCACAGACAGTGTTGAATGTTTAATGCCATCCTTAATACTGCGCCAGCGAAGTGCAAGAAGACCACTGGCAGTGGAGCACGCGGGCACGTTTGCTCGGACTATTTGATTTACTGGATGCGCTTGATTAGCGCCCCCTTTTGACGACCAACTAacctttctttcaacatgaaccgactagcccaaactagagttttacttgaccatatttctcctacaatgggccctttcctctttcgaagcttccgcaccgaacctgccattacgtgtctcaacctgattgccgtctcaacgtgccagtctcgagtggtctcctactgcttgaaacggaaaatagttcctttggaggttcagtcattattcggtgttctgcagccatcttgggggcacgtcaggcgcgtctgcaagatactcaagtctgagttggcgtcagtcctgtcttttgtgtgccttctgtgtccccgtttcttgcgccattaccagtttttctttcaacccTCTGTGGGTGCCTACTCGTGGCTTATCTTAAACAgaggaaaagcatgtattttggaCAATGGTGGTCATGAAAAACGAGCAACTTCGATATCTGGATATCCTGCGATTTTCATCCCGTTGCTAACCTTGAAAAATTTGTCTCGCTGGCACAAATTGCTTATCTACTGAAAATGTCTTCATAGTGTACGCAGTCTTGAAAGATATTCTTGAAAAACTCACCCATTGGATCTTGTATGCATTTGTCAGTCGAGGTAGCATTGGGAAATGAGTATGTTATAAGGAAAAATAcacgctgaatttttttttgtggctttcTTCATGGCCGTCACAGCATGCGTGATTATTTAATGCTTGATGCACATTTGTTTAGTTCATATCGGCGGCCATCGCATAAAGCAGTGTGGTCAAGCTCGAAGCATCCATGTTTCTGCATGGCTGGTTGGTAGGACAGAGGCCTTTTGCATTGAGTTTTtattcacaatttgtcaccgtCGTTCCTCGCAGGGCCTGGAGGCACACAAGTACAAGAACACATTCGACTGCATGCTGCAGATTGCCCGGCATGAAGGATTCCCAGCGTGAGTGGCCTTTGGCCTTTGTTGTTtttgcagcgacagctgttaagggcaCTCTGCCCAGTTCTGCAATGTCTGCGGCGTTGACGGTGTAAAACAGATTgcaaagaggaaaggggagaagcAGCTGCAGCATGCCGCGCTGATTGCTCTGAACAAAGTGACAGCATACTTGGGTTATGTGCGCATGCGACTACCACAGTGTGCGTGAGATTATTATACACTGATGCACATGCATGTATACTATTATAATGTATTTTCAAGGTATTATATTCAGAGGGAATATCACATCCAGCACCACACGCAGCTGTGACGGAATCTCTCGTTATGCTTTGGTAACCATGCTTCAATTATTTCGTGTCCTTCTGGATGTGTATTTGGTGCGGCTATGCTAGTCTCCATTCCTTGAATGGTAGCCTGGTCGAGAAGGCAACACTGCTTTGTCATTTTTGCACAAGTGGACACTCAAGTTTCAGCCTCAACTAGTGTTTTATGGCTCTGCGGGCAGTGCTGCTTGAAGAATAGTTCGGACTGTGTTGCTCTGTTTTTAGCACTGTGAAATAAATGTCATGGAATTGGCCTGCTTCAGCTAGCACCCCTGTGACCATGCATCTGATCCGAAATTGTTTTAGATGTGCAGCAGTAGCAGATGCCAATGCAGAGTAACAAATGTAAGGCATGTGTGTTCTCTGAAGGCCGCGCGCAAGAGTCAATACTGGGCCCTACTTTTTGTTGCATACTAGTGACTATCTTTACTGTGTTGTGCTATGCTGTGTGGCATTGGGTTAAATTAAGCTCATCTGCAATTGGCTGACCCAGTGGTTATGGTAGGTGTGCAGTCGCCGACTCATTTTTCGAACTTCATGAAGTCCAAAAATGGTCCAAAATAGTACAGTTAGTTTGCTAAGAGAAACCAGTTTGAAAAGTCATGAATTTCATCACTTTCGATGTTTCGCTTGCATGCGACCGTATTAAGTAGCTTCTATGTATTTGAGCCAGGATCGCAGTTTCTCTGTGTTCACACTACACCTCGCATCATCAATACTGAAATGTACACCACGATGGGAGGCACAATGTGAGGTGCGAGCTATGCCACGAACCTGTTCTGCACTTGTTTGCTGCAACGCGTGCCTCTCGCCGTGCACTGCATGAGGCAAAGACGGGAGTCTGTGTTTCCATGGGAAACTACTGTAGTCAAGACCGGGAGAGGGAACTCGGCCTTCTCCCGTCATCCTTGCACTGAGAGCAGCATCGTCCGAGATGCAGCAGGTTCCGCCTTGGCTTGTTATTAGTGTGATTGTACCTGACTCTCACGATCTTGATTGGAACGAAGAATATGTCGTTAGTTCGTGTGGCAACAGTGAGTTACAGAAATgccaagcctatccaagccaATCCATCCGACTAAATCTTTTTGAACCTGAGATGGCACCTTGCAGAGAGGAAAGAAAAGTCCGCTGAATGTTGCAGTGATGATCACTCACATCTATCTTAGGTCCAAAACTTGAACTTTCGGACTTCACAGAGTCTTTTTGGCATCTATtttagtcgaaaaaaaaaaagggaattttttttctccacaggGTCTGAAATAGTGCTTGCTGGTGTGTACATATTCCTGTGAGACACATGATTGTTCCTCAGTAAAGTCCAAATTATCGGAGCCTGAAAATCTTGTCGGCTACTATACAGGTCTCTTCAATTTGAAAAAGAACAACCAGTCTGCAGAAAACGacagatttttttgttttttggcaaCCGTATAAACGCGTCTAAGGGCCGCACTtctttttccagatttgaggggcAATTTTCGAGATGTGGCCCATACACgcaatttgcaaaaaaaaaactaattttttgaAGTAAAAACACCAGTCAGGAAATGagcagcatttattctacgttaaTCATCACTTGCGGATTATTCTGACTTCAacctggtgctgtgctctggagCACGCTCCCCACAAGAAGTTgcgcagcatgtccgctgtcGACGCGTAGCCGTTattccgcgcttccatcacttagcagagcagctcttcttccagttagGGAAACTTACATGGCTTGCCTCGAGAAGCACGCTTTTTGCAGCTTATGTTCCTGAATGCATCCCTTTGGTTGCACCATTGTCGGACGCACTTCACGGCCACGTCGAAACTCCTGCCCGCTGCACGCTCTCCGCGTTCGACAGCAAACTTCCAGCCGTgaagctattaaggtgcttgcccatcgtgctaaaactgcaacgctcggcggcagcacACTAAAGCCACAACGACAGTGAACTAACACGCTACAACAACTACCGTGCCTTTGACAGtttttgacagccacaaaaagctagAGCTGgggatactgatgccgatatggacaGTGGGAGCTCatggcggaggaaaaagttgacgatgacgatgatgagcCGCAGTCTCGGACGCCATCCTTgggtggcacctggaagctcctgtgtgcATGCGTTGCCTCCGCGATTAAGTGCACCATTGCTCATAGCCGGAGTTGATCGCGAAGGCCACGGTGCGTGCATTTTGAAGGCTATTCCTGCGTGGgtcgtggaaagtttgggtgcggcccttacacggatatTATTTTTTTTGATACAGTTGCCGACctatttttcggactcgaagggacctgaAAAATTGTCCGAATAATCACAGTCCCAAAAATcagtgaagtacaaaaaaatcactttattgagataaAATCAGCTTAAAGAAGGTCACTGactttaccttgcggaaaatttctcttgctggtgaCGATTTgtgcctgtatttgcgccaaagttgtggttTCACTGtatacgctagacagcaaggtcccggtgtttagttgaatacttcccGTGCTTCTTTGATGGATCAGGCAGCactggcggggccatgttgtccacaacccgagtgtgcaccacaacgttcgtcaaacacacgcaaagacaaagcacttttcgttcaaagtgaTGGAACCGCCGGGCGCattcacaaaacggcgaacagatgtaacttcgtgaagacggtGCACCACTCAGTCGACGTGGTCAGAGAAAACCAAGTGGCAAAACAGCGAATGGCGAACGTACGaggcccgccacggtggctcagtggttagggcgcccggctactgatcgggagtaccCGTGTACAAACCCAACTGCGGCAGCCGCGttacgatggaggtgaaatgcaggggtgcctgtgtgctgtgcgatgtcagtgcaggttaaagatccccaggtggtcgaaattatccgagccctccactacggcacctctttcttctctcagtccctcctttatcccctccctttaTGCACGGGTCCACCTAGATGTGAGATGGATActccaccatttcctttccccagcaaccaattttcaattttcaactcGGGGCCATTAGGTACCTCGGGCCATTAGGTGATTCTTCATACATTAACCGCTGGCCTGATGCTACTACTGTTTGCAATGAAATGCTGACATTTACAGCTACAAGGGCACTTTCTCCTGCACATTCTGTGCTAACCCCCGCGCACAGTTGATgtgaacttttttctctttttccattTTTTCGCAGCTTCTACAAGGGCACGATTCCACGCCTGAGCAGGGTCTGCCTGGATGTGGCCATCACCTTTATGATCTACGACTCCTTCATGGACCTTTTCAACAAGATCTGGAAGACCAGTTAAGGCCCCATCTCCTCCTCTCGCAACAACCTCCTCAACAATGCAAACCTGCTAATGTCTCTTCTGGCAACCATGACACACACCAGTGGAGGCTCTCGTGACCCCCTCTTCAGTTTTTCTctgtttgctttttctttcttttttgtcattCGAGCCTAAACAGTGAACCTTCATTCCATGCCTGGTCCATGTGATAAGAGGAGGCGATAAATCAATGCTAAGTTTGGGGCAGCGCAAAGCATGCATGGGTCTTGGCTATTCAGAGTGCAACCGGTGATGAAGGGCGCAATCTTGAGTGGGGTCTTCAGAGTCAACACTCAGCAATGGGTTCCGGTGATGCCTGGGCTACAGCACTGCCTCCTTTCCTCCTATCTTATCTTTTATAGTGTTTGCGCAGCACATTGTTTCCAGCTGCTCACTGTGGGTTTTTATCTGTTGTAATGGCCTTGGCAACATCCCTGTGGTTTTCAGGTGTAGCAGTGTACTCGTCTCTCCAGAGGGCCTTGGGGCAATGCAGTAATAATGTGGGGTTGGCTGGTGTCGTTGTGGCGATAGTTCCACCGAGAGGGTGAAATGGAATTGGCCTCTTTGGAAAAGAAGAAAGTGTCACTGGTCAAAGACTGTCCATGAAATCTTTCCTACAAGAGAAGGAATGGTGTAAAATTACTAGTGCTGGTGCCACATCCAGGTTGCTCGATTGCAATAACTATTATTTCACTTACTATCCGCTGTTCTCCCCCCCTCATTTTGTTGGTGTCGGAAGGTTTCTGTTCTGGTACATCACCAGGATATTGATTTGCCTTGGTTGGATGGAAGCATCCTTTCAATTTATCGGTGATTTTGCTGCTGGAGTCTTTTTCAAGGAAGGAAGTGTTAGATGTGCATTGTTCGAGTGGTGCATTTCTTCTCAATGGCCTGAAGCCTCCAAAACTTTCTTTACATCCCCATCTGGTGCCATTGAAGCTTTGGCTGTTGCCAAAACTGCTTGTACTGGCGGCTGAAAGGGTCCTGCTTATGAAGGCTGTCCTTTGAATGGGAAGTTGCTTGAATCTTGAGCCAAGTTGTTGCCTTTGGATTCTGGCTACAGGTTTGTTTGTCAGCagaaacaatgtatacactgCTTCAGCGAGGCTTGTCGTTTTTGTTTGAGTGTGGTGCTTTTTACAAgcatgctgctttttttttttgtatgcatttTGGCAGTATCAAGAGTTCTATCTGCCCAAGTTTTGGCAAGTGTTTGGGAAAAAGAGGAGTCAGATTTAATGACTTCCACAGTTGTCTGGGTTCCAAGTTGGTGCATTTTAGATCATATTTTTGGAAGTTAGTAATTTTTGCATGTTTGTGGCACTTGTTGCCTGGCCCATCGTGTACTGGCAGCCGCCATGTGAAAGGGTTTCGTACTCCTTGCTGCTTCTTTCCGGTGAACTTTTCATCTTGAAGCACAAGCCCACACCAGCTTGGTTTGCACGTGAATGAGTTCAGTGTTCGCAAGAATCTTTGTCTGTGTCTCAGTAAATAAGAATGGGGTTCCCTTATTTTGGACCACCTAGCCAAGGTGCGTTTTTTCCATCTCCTTGGTTGTTTGCATTCCTTTTGTTCTTTCTTATTTTGAGCAGTTTTCCTGTTTTTGTTCTGAGGAGCTGTATCTTtccaggtgctttttttttttgtggcttaaCAGCAAAGAATGGACGTCATCATCATGGCCAGTATAACAACAGCAGTTCCCATCTTATTCTTTTCCCTGCTTGTTTGTAATTGGCTCAAGCAAAGCTATGCCCTGCATTCTTTTTTCGC
Protein-coding sequences here:
- the sea gene encoding mitochondrial citrate transporter scheggia translates to MDKDGPKFRSPFGRPGMATSGAALAASSFLPSQKTTKGIVAGGITGGIEICITFPTEYVKTQLQLDERSAKPRYNGIADVVRQTVRSHGVQGLYRGLSVLVYGSVPKSAVRFGAFEALKKRSVDSRGNLSPHMRLLCGLGAGVSEAILAVTPMETVKVKFINDQASPNPKYKGFFHGVREIVRTEGIKGTYQGLTATIMKQGSNQAIRFFVMETLKDWYRGGDPNKHVNKLVVGMFGAVAGAASVFGNTPIDVVKTRMQGLEAHKYKNTFDCMLQIARHEGFPAFYKGTIPRLSRVCLDVAITFMIYDSFMDLFNKIWKTS